Proteins found in one Salvia splendens isolate huo1 chromosome 10, SspV2, whole genome shotgun sequence genomic segment:
- the LOC121751257 gene encoding transcription factor GTE10-like produces the protein MAPTIPIDYTGHKESKKFSKKAGLGDMMGKTRKVSTGYSSGFVPDYRHAVETVAESEGFGNAGRPDAGLNSLQETCVPSGKCIGLNADDFGRSVVPIRTLSLLKMSSSERRDLEIKLKSELEQVRKFNRKIASFSLDRVVHPHTTGVHKHQTGAKRLATAESLPMSTINDEAVTPGKKKGHSGRNGPRTKGGPLAARKTESVKQGLPQNTSFFILMKQCETLLNRLMVQPHAWIFNKPVDVVAHKVPEYYDIIKHPMDLGTVKSKLLSNQYSTPMEFAADVRLTFKNAMTFNPPKHDVHIMAEIMNKYFEVRWKSIEKKLPPTADDSTASKSSVIIEPESAYMPRAKKQKIASKEPRARYERDKPAMSDVEKQKLGTELEELMAELPDNIINFLKESTLHGSEVTEDEIEIDIDALSDDTLFTLRKLLDGYLLEKKKRQSTSENHDTEMQRESGFRDSSYLPCEDHERADEDVDIGGNDPPPMSSSPPIRIDKDVAERNSNCSDSRSSSSESGSSSTDSENSSACEADGTNISVTAGKATNDQEEPREKDLRDQNDGDILDGNAEQYPMSSIEPNCPQEGESAPPDRQVSPDKLYRAALLRSRFADIIIKAQENTTEKGTDSERLKLEKEELERRRREEKARLQAEAKAAEEARRKAEAEAATEARRQRELEREAARQALQQMEKTVDINENSQFMEDLEMFRAGPNEHLQSFIDEASPENSQNGLGSFKFPANSNPLEKLGLYMKNDEEEEDEAQPQSIEHEPYDTEEGEID, from the exons ATGGCACCAACCATCCCGATAGATTACACAGGGCACAAGGAGTCGAAGAAGTTTTCGAAGAAGGCGGGGTTAGGGGATATGATGGGGAAAACTCGAAAAGTATCTACGGGTTACTCTAGTGGTTTTGTGCCTGACTATCGACATGCGGTTGAGACAGTTGCTGAATCAGAAGGTTTTGGGAACGCGGGCCGCCCTGATGCAGGATTAAATTCTCTGCAGGAAACATGTGTTCCGAGTGGGAAGTGCATTGGCTTGAATGCGGATGATTTTGGTAGGTCTGTTGTGCCAATTCGAACACTGTCACTTTTGAAGATGTCCTCTTCAGAGAGAAGGGATTTAGAAATTAAGCTAAAGAGTGAGCTTGAACAAGTACGTAAGTTTAACAGGAAGATAGCTTCTTTTAGCTTGGATAGAGTGGTGCATCCACACACTACTGGTGTCCATAAGCATCAAACTGGAGCAAAGAGACTTGCTACGGCAGAAAGCTTGCCCATGTCCACCATCAATGATGAGGCCGTGACACCAGGAAAGAAAAAAGGTCATTCTGGAAGAAATGGACCTCGCACAAAAGGTGGCCCTTTGGCAGCTAGGAAAACGGAGTCGGTGAAGCAAGGTCTTCCACAAAATActagtttttttatattgatgaaACAATGTGAGACTCTGTTAAATCGGTTGATGGTGCAACCTCATGCCTGGATTTTCAACAAGCCAGTTGACGTTGTAGCTCATAAAGTTCCAGAATATTATGATATCATCAAGCATCCAATGGATTTAGGGACagtaaaaagtaaattactGTCAAATCAGTATTCCACTCCCATGGAGTTTGCTGCAGATGTTAGACTCACCTTCAAAAATGCAATGACATTCAACCCACCCAAACATGATGTTCATATCATGGCTGAGATTATGAATAAATACTTTGAAGTGAGATGGAAATCAATTGAGAAGAAACTTCCACCTACAGCTGATGATTCCACGGCTTCCAAGTCAAGTGTCATTATAGAACCGGAAAGTGCTTATATGCCTCGTGCTAAGAAGCAGAAAATTGCTTCTAAGGAACCAAGAGCAAGGTATGAAAGAGATAAGCCTGCAATGAGTGATGTTGAAAAACAAAAACTGGGGACCGAGTTGGAGGAACTAATGGCTGAGCTGCCAGACAACataataaattttttgaaaGAGAGCACTTTGCACGGTAGTGAAGTAACTGAGGATGAGATTGAAATCGACATTGACGCACTAAGTGATGATACACTGTTTACTTTACGCAAGCTTTTAGATGGTTATCTATTGGAGAAGAAGAAACGTCAATCAACATCAGAGAACCATGATACTGAG ATGCAAAGGGAATCTGGGTTTAGAGATTCATCTTACCTGCCTTGCGAAG ACCATGAGCGAGCTGATGAGGATGTGGATATTGGTGGAAATGATCCACCTCCTATGTCCAGTTCACCTCCAATTCGGATTGATAAGGATGTTGCTGAAAGGAATAGTAACTGCAGTGACTCAAGAAGTTCCAGTAGCGAATCAGGCTCCTCGTCTACTG ATTCGGAAAATTCATCAGCCTGTGAAGCTGATGGTACCAATATCTCAGTTACCGCAGGA AAAGCTACAAATGATCAAGAAGAGCCCAGGGAAAAGGACTTACGTGATCAAAATGATGGAG ATATCTTGGATGGGAATGCTGAGCAATATCCAATGTCATCCATTGAGCCTAATTGTCCTCAAGAGG GGGAGAGTGCTCCACCAGATAGGCAAGTCTCCCCTGACAAGCTATACCGTGCAGCTTTATTGAGGAGCCGGTTTGCTGATATTATAATCAAAGCTCAAGAGAATACAACCGAGAAA GGAACGGATTCTGAGAGACTGAAGCTGGAGAAGGAGGAGCTTGAAAGACGAAGAAGAGAAG AGAAAGCAAGACTCCAAGCTGAGGCCAAAGCTGCTGAAGAGGCTAGAAGAAAGGCCGAAGCAGAAGCCGCAACAGAAGCCAGAAGGCAAAGAGAACTTGAGAGAGAAGCTGCACGTCAAGCTCTGCAGCAG ATGGAGAAGACAGTCGATATTAATGAAAATAGCCAGTTCATGGAAGACCTTGAGATGTTTAGAGCTGGTCCAAATGAGCATTTACAGAGCTTTATAGACGAAGCAAGCCCAGAAAATTCTCAAAATGGTCTTGGTAGTTTCAAATTCCCAGCAAATAGTAATCCACTAGAGAAACTTGGGCTGTACATGAAGAACgatgaggaggaagaagatgaagctcAACCTCAAAGCATCGAGCACGAACCATATGATACAGAGGAAGgagagattgattga